A genome region from Bradyrhizobium sp. WSM1417 includes the following:
- a CDS encoding sugar transferase, with amino-acid sequence MASEPTQAFPHLAPTQAVRESYGELFLDHQVPNRPAKEAFDRLVGGTVLLAVAPVVLAIAIAHAFLATILPSERGPLLISYTAVSRGLKFQKYKFRVVRRAHVDSAAALARDWHAYAAEWDPARRTLLGHVLKKFYLDEIPQLINVVLGNMSLVGPRPLALHHYERDCAQGNIQRAAIKAGLFGPSQALKGTPRYGEQDDEYKYLHAMKSMPPGRLILYDLRLIGLGMLRVAQGKGL; translated from the coding sequence ATGGCTTCAGAGCCAACGCAGGCATTTCCGCATTTGGCGCCTACCCAAGCTGTCCGCGAGAGTTACGGCGAACTTTTTCTAGATCATCAGGTCCCGAACCGCCCAGCAAAGGAGGCGTTCGATAGACTTGTGGGAGGTACCGTTCTGCTCGCAGTCGCCCCCGTTGTGCTCGCCATAGCGATTGCTCACGCCTTTCTCGCGACTATCTTACCGTCCGAACGGGGCCCTTTGTTGATCAGTTACACCGCAGTAAGCCGGGGTCTGAAATTCCAGAAGTACAAATTTCGGGTGGTGCGAAGAGCTCACGTAGATAGCGCCGCGGCTTTAGCTCGAGATTGGCATGCCTACGCGGCAGAATGGGACCCAGCTCGTCGCACTTTGCTAGGTCACGTCTTGAAGAAATTTTATCTCGACGAGATCCCGCAACTGATCAACGTAGTGCTCGGCAATATGAGCCTCGTCGGACCTCGACCGCTTGCATTGCACCACTATGAACGTGATTGCGCTCAAGGCAATATTCAGCGGGCTGCAATCAAAGCAGGCCTGTTTGGTCCTTCTCAAGCCCTCAAAGGCACGCCGCGCTACGGCGAGCAGGACGATGAATACAAATATTTGCATGCAATGAAGAGCATGCCGCCTGGTCGACTGATCCTCTATGATCTTAGGCTAATCGGGTTGGGCATGCTGCGCGTCGCTCAGGGCAAGGGGCTGTAA
- a CDS encoding polysaccharide deacetylase family protein, with product MTFDIEDWFHVLEHEETASQKDWNRFESRVEKNTNRILEALASAQVKATFFCLGWIARAHPQVIRSIVAAGHEVGSHSDCHLLVSQMTQGQFSNDLRASIASLEDVTGRKVRAYRAPGFSVSRRTVWAFSALAENGIEWDSSIFACSHSHNRNPAFSLTGPAILETRGMQLKLFPVLPGRLFGRSVSFSGGGYFRLMPYPIVKHLMSGCDYATAYFHPRDFDPRQPRLQNLSASRAFKSYVGLNSAFLRFRQLLQHFQFTDLSGANDRVDWSARPTIKWEVS from the coding sequence ATGACTTTCGATATTGAGGATTGGTTTCACGTGCTTGAACACGAAGAAACTGCTTCTCAAAAAGATTGGAATCGGTTCGAGTCCCGGGTAGAGAAAAACACAAACCGCATCCTCGAGGCCCTTGCTAGCGCGCAAGTAAAAGCCACTTTCTTCTGTTTGGGCTGGATTGCCAGAGCCCATCCGCAGGTAATCAGGTCCATTGTCGCAGCTGGACACGAGGTCGGATCGCACTCTGATTGCCATTTGCTTGTGAGTCAGATGACTCAAGGGCAGTTCAGCAATGATCTCCGAGCTTCCATTGCCTCGCTAGAGGACGTGACCGGACGCAAGGTTCGCGCCTATCGAGCTCCAGGCTTTTCCGTATCGCGCCGAACTGTATGGGCATTCTCGGCGTTGGCTGAGAATGGAATTGAATGGGATTCGTCCATCTTCGCTTGTTCCCATTCGCACAATCGGAATCCTGCTTTCAGCCTGACCGGTCCGGCTATTCTCGAAACGCGCGGCATGCAACTCAAGCTATTCCCGGTCCTGCCAGGCCGCTTGTTCGGCCGAAGCGTAAGTTTCTCGGGGGGAGGATACTTCCGATTGATGCCGTACCCTATAGTGAAACACCTTATGAGCGGTTGCGACTATGCTACGGCCTATTTCCATCCTCGTGACTTCGATCCGCGCCAGCCTCGCTTGCAAAATCTTTCCGCTTCGCGGGCATTCAAGTCCTATGTTGGCCTGAATTCAGCATTTTTGAGATTCAGACAGTTGCTGCAGCACTTTCAATTTACCGATCTCAGTGGCGCAAATGACCGCGTAGATTGGAGTGCCCGACCAACCATCAAATGGGAAGTTAGTTGA
- a CDS encoding radical SAM protein, which yields MARLERSVRERLFRRIRWDLTKPAFVQCFLTDRCNYKCQYCSHWRMEKYANEMTLQEWRRAIHGLTQLARPLVIDFMGGEPTIHPDFLEIIEYCHSKRVDWFMTTNGSTLSRARFVKRLVAARPLKIDISVDSAQSDVHDDVRGVPGSLSRIEDGIRLLVAEQKKTGCRFPVRIKVTVHRRNAASLTPMLQWADRVGATSIDFNPVGGLWREEQLAELSMREQDLEVIKVEIDNLLRLKSDGAPIETSNERLLGMADHFKGTTEFGLAPCRDPLRNFIIRPGGDVVTCGCNPAIGNVRVESAKRIWNGEMATKARIKSLSCSLKVAKSKGNSSCMAEKSMADDLRRALLLLGFGSRRVH from the coding sequence GTGGCTCGTCTCGAACGAAGCGTTCGCGAACGCCTCTTCCGTCGCATTCGTTGGGATCTAACCAAGCCTGCTTTCGTCCAATGCTTCCTCACAGATCGATGCAATTACAAGTGTCAGTATTGTTCCCATTGGCGGATGGAGAAGTACGCCAACGAAATGACCTTGCAGGAGTGGCGACGCGCCATTCACGGCCTGACCCAGCTGGCTCGCCCGCTTGTGATCGATTTTATGGGCGGAGAGCCAACGATCCATCCAGATTTTCTCGAAATCATTGAGTACTGCCATTCCAAGCGCGTAGACTGGTTTATGACCACTAACGGGTCGACGCTGTCGAGGGCTCGGTTTGTCAAACGGCTTGTTGCTGCCCGTCCTCTCAAGATCGACATTTCCGTAGACAGTGCTCAAAGTGACGTACACGATGATGTTCGTGGCGTTCCTGGATCATTGTCGCGCATCGAGGACGGAATTCGGCTCCTTGTCGCGGAGCAAAAGAAAACGGGCTGTAGATTTCCCGTAAGGATCAAAGTGACTGTTCACCGGCGTAACGCGGCCAGTTTGACGCCGATGTTACAGTGGGCAGATCGCGTAGGGGCAACATCTATAGATTTCAATCCGGTCGGAGGCCTTTGGCGAGAAGAGCAACTGGCCGAATTATCTATGCGCGAGCAAGATCTGGAAGTGATCAAGGTTGAAATCGATAATCTGCTCCGCCTGAAATCGGACGGAGCGCCAATCGAGACTAGCAATGAACGCCTTTTGGGAATGGCAGATCATTTCAAGGGCACAACCGAATTTGGCCTCGCACCCTGCAGGGACCCTCTTAGAAACTTCATCATAAGGCCCGGCGGTGACGTCGTCACGTGCGGCTGCAATCCGGCAATTGGGAACGTGCGTGTTGAGTCTGCGAAGCGCATCTGGAACGGTGAAATGGCTACCAAAGCTCGTATAAAATCACTTAGCTGTTCTCTGAAAGTTGCCAAATCCAAAGGCAATAGCTCTTGCATGGCTGAGAAGTCGATGGCGGACGACTTGCGTCGCGCTCTTCTGCTGCTGGGATTCGGTTCAAGACGTGTCCATTGA
- a CDS encoding class I SAM-dependent methyltransferase, translating into MEMFFRIMQPRSGARILDVGGLPTLNGVPGIWQEHTERFHITLLNLPGSFGRFSADELANYDLIEADACKCELTQMYDLVFCNAVIEHVGSFRRQQMFAEFIRSTGKNYWVQTPSPYFPIEAHCDIPFWWFLPLSQRKRMIWRWYREGYPFLGRQMSTTRPIWSGVLDELFPRSRSINEYFLGLPKSQIRYRMQ; encoded by the coding sequence ATGGAAATGTTCTTCCGGATCATGCAACCTCGGTCTGGTGCCAGAATTCTTGACGTAGGAGGATTGCCGACCCTGAACGGCGTACCTGGCATCTGGCAGGAGCATACCGAACGGTTTCACATTACCCTCCTCAATCTTCCTGGCTCATTCGGCCGTTTCAGCGCCGACGAATTGGCAAACTATGATCTGATCGAGGCGGACGCTTGCAAGTGCGAGCTAACGCAGATGTACGATCTCGTTTTTTGCAACGCGGTTATTGAGCATGTTGGGAGCTTTCGACGCCAACAAATGTTCGCTGAGTTTATTCGGTCTACGGGTAAGAACTATTGGGTGCAAACTCCATCGCCGTACTTTCCTATCGAAGCCCACTGCGATATCCCATTTTGGTGGTTTCTGCCTCTTTCTCAACGTAAGCGAATGATTTGGAGGTGGTACCGAGAGGGGTATCCGTTCCTTGGGCGACAGATGTCGACGACCAGGCCGATCTGGTCAGGCGTTTTGGACGAGCTATTTCCGCGCTCGCGGTCGATCAACGAGTACTTTCTGGGTCTGCCGAAATCGCAGATCCGCTACCGCATGCAATGA
- a CDS encoding PEP-CTERM domain protein, whose amino-acid sequence MRLSVLFPLAAAAVILSPVAAVASPVTFDITAVVDSTTTLPGFISGQTVTAHVTFDLGLATSSTHTSYVEYTGAITNMQIAGFNAPAGNLNLIDVNDSPTADQIAFIRDPTSYSHAPIFEIVFQDYGTAPRNAVTDKSSLSWTGGIDPTTFNNPFLFYIPDLQSWSTNHLQLSARISSVAIASGVPEASTWAMMILGFFAVGFTAYRRKSLGLRAA is encoded by the coding sequence ATGCGCTTATCCGTCTTGTTTCCGCTCGCAGCAGCGGCGGTCATCTTGAGCCCGGTTGCAGCGGTAGCGTCCCCAGTGACCTTCGACATAACTGCGGTTGTGGACAGCACGACTACGCTGCCCGGCTTTATATCAGGCCAGACGGTCACGGCTCATGTGACCTTCGACCTGGGCTTAGCAACCTCGTCGACGCACACCAGCTACGTCGAATATACTGGTGCTATTACAAATATGCAGATCGCCGGATTTAACGCCCCAGCCGGAAATCTAAACCTGATTGACGTAAACGATTCGCCTACTGCCGACCAAATCGCCTTTATCAGAGACCCAACCTCATATTCGCATGCTCCTATTTTCGAGATCGTATTCCAAGACTACGGCACAGCTCCTCGCAATGCCGTGACCGACAAGTCCTCTCTTTCATGGACCGGTGGCATCGATCCCACGACCTTCAACAATCCTTTCTTGTTTTATATCCCGGATTTGCAAAGTTGGTCTACTAATCACCTTCAACTCAGTGCCCGTATCTCGTCAGTCGCAATAGCGTCGGGTGTCCCGGAAGCATCCACATGGGCAATGATGATCCTAGGCTTCTTCGCTGTGGGCTTCACCGCTTATAGGCGCAAGAGTCTAGGCTTGCGTGCAGCCTGA
- a CDS encoding tyrosine-type recombinase/integrase — protein sequence MYWTGHVNRAGKALARPHAIRKKLDRLLDFFGMKVVGEITGPLQDEYAERRSAEIAEDSDKLPFECQSAPRRELEDLSAAINFALRKAGGASLVFRPTLPDDVEPRQRWLSRNEFAALLWTAWRAKGDNGHHSGKHVARFMLASIYTGSRAGDVTNAALMPTIGRGHIDLESGIFQRKPADKRATNKRQPTVPLTPRLLAHMRRWERKGFSNRFVIEYQGKPVKSFKTVWPSLVEAAGLATDDPAQKVLRHTLRHTAISWMLRKGIPIDVVSDYCGVSVAIIRKVYKHHLPGSFDPVLDAAHSLGRTTPMKRPRMARTESEQDGSKWPKIA from the coding sequence TTGTATTGGACCGGGCACGTCAACAGGGCCGGTAAGGCACTAGCTCGACCGCACGCGATCCGGAAGAAGCTGGACCGACTGCTCGACTTCTTCGGCATGAAGGTCGTTGGCGAGATCACGGGCCCACTTCAGGACGAGTACGCCGAGCGGCGATCAGCCGAGATCGCTGAGGACAGCGACAAGTTGCCATTTGAGTGCCAGTCGGCGCCGCGCCGCGAGTTGGAGGACTTGTCGGCAGCAATCAACTTTGCGCTGCGCAAGGCTGGCGGTGCTTCGCTGGTTTTCCGCCCGACCTTGCCGGACGATGTTGAACCACGTCAACGATGGCTGAGCCGCAATGAATTTGCGGCGCTGCTCTGGACCGCATGGCGCGCGAAGGGTGACAACGGGCATCACAGCGGCAAGCACGTTGCACGCTTCATGCTGGCGTCCATCTACACCGGGAGCCGCGCGGGCGACGTGACGAACGCCGCGCTGATGCCGACGATTGGACGCGGTCACATCGATCTTGAGAGTGGCATCTTCCAGCGCAAGCCGGCCGACAAGCGCGCAACCAACAAGCGACAGCCGACGGTCCCGTTGACGCCCCGACTGCTCGCCCATATGCGCCGCTGGGAGCGCAAGGGCTTCTCCAACCGGTTCGTGATCGAGTATCAGGGCAAGCCGGTGAAGTCGTTCAAGACCGTGTGGCCATCCCTCGTAGAGGCGGCCGGGCTGGCGACCGACGACCCGGCGCAGAAGGTGTTGCGTCATACGCTCCGGCACACGGCTATCAGCTGGATGCTGCGCAAGGGCATCCCCATCGACGTTGTGAGCGACTATTGCGGCGTCTCGGTCGCAATCATCAGGAAGGTCTACAAGCACCATCTGCCTGGGTCGTTCGACCCCGTGCTCGACGCGGCACACAGCTTAGGCCGCACCACGCCCATGAAACGCCCAAGAATGGCGCGAACCGAGAGTGAACAGGATGGATCGAAATGGCCGAAAATTGCTTGA
- a CDS encoding GFA family protein, with the protein MHIDGQCHCGQITFEAEIDPETVSVCHCRDCQTLTGSPFRVTAICTKTDVKLTAGTPRIYGKRGDNGRMRFQHFCAECGSPLFTSGEGDQEDDWGIRWGSIRQRDKLRPVRQIWCQSAAVWIDAVPLLPGRPGD; encoded by the coding sequence ATGCACATCGACGGGCAATGCCATTGCGGCCAGATCACCTTTGAAGCGGAGATCGATCCCGAGACGGTGTCGGTCTGCCATTGCCGGGACTGCCAGACCCTAACGGGATCGCCGTTCCGGGTGACGGCGATCTGCACCAAGACCGACGTCAAGCTGACCGCCGGCACGCCCAGGATCTACGGCAAGCGCGGCGACAACGGTCGGATGCGCTTCCAGCACTTCTGCGCCGAGTGCGGTTCCCCGCTGTTCACGAGCGGCGAGGGCGACCAGGAGGACGATTGGGGCATCCGCTGGGGCAGCATCCGCCAGCGTGACAAATTGCGGCCCGTCAGGCAGATCTGGTGCCAGTCGGCGGCAGTGTGGATCGACGCAGTGCCACTGCTGCCGGGTCGCCCGGGGGATTGA
- the lon gene encoding endopeptidase La: MTNPKPRPTIVHGETHAYPVLPLRDIVVFPHMIVPLFVGREKSIRALEEVMKNDALIMLATQKNASDDDPAPDSIYETGTLASVLQLLKLPDGTVKVLVEGLERARVQKYTDRADYYEATAIALADTDAKSVEAEAMARSVVSDFESYVKLNKKISAEVVGVVQAITDFAKLADTVASHLAVKIADRQGILETLSVTQRLEKVLGLMESEISVLQVEKRIRSRVKRQMEKTQREYYLNEQMKAIQKELGDDDGRDELADLEEKISKTKLSKEAREKAQHELKKLRQMSPMSAEATVVRNYLDWLLSIPWNKKSKVKKDLEAAQAVLDADHYGLEKVKDRIVEYLAVQSRANKLTGPILCLVGPPGVGKTSLGKSIAKATGREFVRVSLGGVRDEAEIRGHRRTYIGSMPGKIIQSMRKAKSSNPLFLLDEIDKMGADFRGDPSSALLEVLDPEQNATFNDHYLEVDYDLSNVMFITTANTLNIPGPLMDRMEIIRIAGYTENEKVEIARKHLIPNAVSKHGLDSKEFSIDDDALLLLIRRYTREAGVRNLERELSTLARKAVKELMISKKKSVKVTEKTLEELLGVPKYRYGEIESEPQVGIVTGLAWTDVGGELLTIEGVMMPGKGKMTVTGNLRDVMKESISAAASYVRSRAIVYGIEPPLFDRRDIHVHVPEGATPKDGPSAGVAMATAIISVMTGIPVRHDVAMTGEITLRGRVLPIGGLKEKLLAAARGGIKTVLIPEDNAKDLTEISDAIKGGMEIIPVSRLDDVVAKALVKKPVPIVWEEDTKVTVKPDGDEAAGGLTAH; encoded by the coding sequence ATGACCAATCCAAAACCCAGGCCAACCATCGTCCATGGCGAAACGCACGCCTATCCCGTGCTGCCCCTGCGCGACATCGTCGTCTTCCCGCACATGATCGTTCCGCTCTTCGTCGGCCGCGAGAAGTCGATCCGCGCGCTCGAAGAGGTGATGAAGAACGACGCGCTGATCATGCTCGCGACCCAGAAGAACGCGTCCGACGATGATCCGGCACCCGATTCCATTTACGAGACCGGTACGCTGGCCAGCGTGCTCCAGCTCTTGAAGCTTCCCGACGGCACCGTGAAGGTGCTGGTCGAAGGGCTCGAGCGGGCGCGCGTGCAGAAGTACACCGATCGCGCCGACTATTACGAAGCAACCGCGATTGCGCTCGCCGACACCGATGCGAAGTCGGTCGAGGCCGAGGCGATGGCGCGCTCGGTGGTGTCCGACTTCGAGAGCTATGTGAAGCTCAACAAGAAGATCTCGGCCGAGGTCGTCGGCGTCGTGCAGGCGATCACCGATTTCGCCAAGCTCGCCGACACCGTCGCCTCGCATCTCGCCGTCAAGATCGCGGATCGCCAGGGCATCCTGGAGACGCTGTCGGTCACGCAGCGGCTCGAGAAGGTGCTGGGCCTGATGGAGAGCGAGATCTCGGTGCTCCAGGTCGAGAAGCGTATCCGCTCGCGCGTCAAGCGCCAGATGGAGAAGACCCAGCGCGAGTACTATCTCAACGAGCAGATGAAGGCGATCCAGAAGGAGCTCGGCGACGACGACGGTCGCGACGAGCTCGCTGATCTCGAAGAGAAGATCTCCAAGACCAAGCTCTCCAAGGAAGCGCGCGAGAAGGCGCAGCATGAATTGAAGAAGCTGCGCCAGATGTCGCCGATGTCCGCGGAAGCGACCGTCGTGCGCAACTATCTGGATTGGCTGCTGTCGATCCCGTGGAACAAGAAGTCCAAGGTGAAGAAGGATCTGGAAGCCGCGCAGGCGGTTCTGGATGCCGATCACTACGGGCTGGAGAAGGTCAAGGACCGCATCGTCGAGTATCTCGCCGTGCAGTCGCGCGCCAACAAGCTGACCGGCCCGATCCTGTGCCTCGTCGGCCCTCCCGGTGTCGGCAAGACCTCGCTCGGCAAGTCGATCGCGAAGGCGACCGGGCGTGAGTTCGTGCGCGTGTCGCTCGGTGGCGTGCGTGACGAGGCCGAGATCCGCGGTCACCGCCGCACCTATATCGGTTCGATGCCCGGCAAGATCATCCAGTCGATGCGGAAGGCGAAGTCGTCCAATCCGCTGTTCCTGCTGGACGAGATCGACAAGATGGGCGCCGATTTCCGCGGCGATCCGTCCTCGGCTTTGCTCGAGGTCCTCGACCCCGAGCAGAACGCGACCTTCAACGACCACTATCTCGAGGTCGACTACGATCTCTCCAACGTGATGTTCATCACGACCGCGAATACGCTCAATATTCCCGGGCCGCTGATGGACCGCATGGAGATCATCCGGATCGCGGGCTACACCGAGAACGAGAAGGTCGAGATCGCGCGCAAGCACCTGATCCCGAACGCGGTGTCCAAGCACGGCCTGGACTCCAAGGAATTCTCGATCGACGACGACGCGCTGCTGCTTCTGATCCGCCGCTACACCCGCGAAGCGGGCGTGCGTAACCTGGAGCGTGAGCTCTCCACACTCGCCCGCAAGGCGGTGAAGGAGCTGATGATCTCCAAGAAGAAGTCGGTCAAGGTCACCGAGAAGACTCTGGAAGAGCTGCTCGGCGTGCCGAAGTACCGCTACGGTGAGATCGAGAGCGAGCCGCAGGTCGGCATCGTCACCGGCCTTGCCTGGACCGATGTCGGCGGCGAGTTGCTGACGATCGAAGGCGTCATGATGCCCGGCAAGGGCAAGATGACGGTCACGGGCAATCTGCGTGACGTGATGAAGGAATCGATCTCGGCGGCGGCGTCCTATGTCCGCTCGCGCGCGATCGTCTACGGCATCGAGCCGCCGCTGTTCGACCGGCGCGACATCCACGTGCACGTGCCGGAAGGCGCGACGCCGAAGGACGGTCCGTCGGCGGGCGTGGCGATGGCCACCGCGATCATCTCGGTCATGACCGGCATCCCGGTCCGCCACGATGTCGCGATGACCGGTGAGATCACGCTGCGCGGCCGCGTGCTGCCGATCGGCGGTCTGAAGGAGAAGCTGCTGGCTGCTGCCCGCGGCGGCATCAAGACGGTGCTGATCCCCGAGGACAATGCCAAGGATCTCACGGAGATTTCCGATGCGATCAAAGGCGGCATGGAGATCATCCCGGTCTCGCGCCTCGACGACGTCGTTGCAAAGGCCTTGGTGAAGAAGCCGGTGCCGATCGTCTGGGAAGAGGACACCAAGGTGACGGTGAAGCCGGACGGCGACGAAGCCGCCGGCGGCCTGACCGCTCACTGA